From Paraburkholderia sabiae, a single genomic window includes:
- a CDS encoding amino acid ABC transporter substrate-binding protein, which produces MKSIRSLLLIGLLQVATATAAFAADDLAKIKSAGAFKIGTEGTYAPFTFHDASNQLTGFDVEIGRAIAKKLGVKAEFVEGKWDGLIAGLDANRYDAVINEVAVTDARKQKYDFSEPYIVSHAALIVRSDNSTIKGFDDLKGKKSANTLTSNFGKIAAAHGAEVVPVQGFNESIDLLTSGRVDATVNDSLSFLDFKKHKPDAKVKIAAIDTSSDSSDHSAVLIRKGNPELQAAINKALAELKADGTYAKISEKYFGKDVSK; this is translated from the coding sequence ATGAAGTCGATTCGATCCCTTCTGCTGATCGGCCTGCTACAGGTCGCGACGGCCACGGCCGCATTCGCCGCCGACGATCTCGCGAAGATCAAGTCCGCCGGCGCCTTCAAGATCGGCACGGAAGGCACGTACGCGCCGTTCACGTTCCATGACGCGTCGAACCAGCTGACGGGCTTCGACGTCGAAATCGGCCGTGCGATCGCGAAGAAGCTGGGCGTGAAGGCCGAGTTCGTCGAAGGCAAATGGGATGGTCTGATCGCCGGTCTCGACGCGAACCGCTACGACGCCGTGATCAACGAAGTGGCCGTTACCGATGCGCGCAAGCAGAAGTACGACTTCTCGGAGCCGTACATCGTCTCGCACGCCGCGCTGATCGTTCGCTCGGACAACAGCACGATCAAGGGTTTCGACGACCTGAAGGGCAAGAAGTCGGCGAATACGCTGACCAGCAACTTCGGCAAGATCGCCGCCGCGCACGGCGCGGAAGTGGTGCCCGTGCAAGGCTTCAACGAATCGATCGATCTGCTGACGTCGGGCCGCGTCGACGCGACGGTCAACGACTCGCTGTCGTTCCTCGACTTCAAGAAGCACAAGCCGGACGCGAAGGTGAAGATCGCCGCGATCGATACGTCGTCGGACAGCTCCGACCACTCGGCCGTGCTGATCCGCAAGGGCAACCCGGAACTGCAGGCCGCCATCAACAAGGCACTCGCGGAACTCAAGGCTGACGGCACGTACGCGAAGATCTCCGAAAAGTACTTCGGCAAAGACGTTTCCAAGTAA
- a CDS encoding amino acid ABC transporter ATP-binding protein: MIRLEKIEKYFGDHRVLNSVDLKLDQGNVTALIGPSGSGKSTLLRCVNLLEIPEAGSLELGDQGIRFSRTEKPSKEAVLAIRRRTGMVFQNFQLFPHRTVIENVMEGLITVQKWERERARVRALELLEKVGIAHKADAWPVTLSGGQQQRVAIARALAPSPEVLLCDEPTSALDPGLAAEVVEVLRQLAKEGMTMLMATHDLRLAASIARNVVFLSNGSIVEQGRSRDIFTQPKEAETATFVSTLTQSLPDSWED, encoded by the coding sequence ATGATCCGCCTCGAAAAAATCGAAAAGTATTTCGGCGATCATCGCGTGCTGAACAGCGTCGATCTGAAGCTCGATCAGGGCAACGTGACGGCGCTGATCGGGCCGTCGGGCAGCGGCAAGAGCACACTGCTGCGCTGCGTGAACCTGCTCGAAATTCCCGAAGCGGGGTCGCTCGAACTCGGCGATCAGGGCATCCGGTTCAGCCGTACGGAAAAGCCGTCGAAGGAAGCTGTCCTCGCGATTCGCCGTCGCACGGGCATGGTGTTCCAGAATTTCCAGCTGTTCCCGCACCGGACGGTGATCGAGAACGTGATGGAAGGGCTCATTACCGTGCAGAAGTGGGAACGCGAACGTGCACGCGTGCGCGCGCTCGAACTGCTCGAGAAGGTTGGCATCGCGCACAAGGCGGATGCGTGGCCCGTCACGCTGTCGGGCGGACAGCAGCAGCGTGTGGCGATTGCCCGCGCGCTTGCGCCCTCGCCGGAAGTGTTGCTGTGCGACGAGCCGACTTCCGCGCTCGATCCCGGCCTTGCCGCCGAAGTGGTCGAAGTGCTGCGTCAGCTCGCGAAAGAAGGCATGACGATGCTGATGGCGACGCACGATCTGCGGCTCGCGGCATCGATCGCGCGCAATGTCGTGTTTCTGAGCAATGGCTCGATCGTCGAGCAGGGCCGTTCGCGCGATATCTTCACGCAGCCGAAAGAAGCGGAAACGGCGACCTTTGTGTCGACGCTGACGCAAAGCCTGCCGGACAGCTGGGAAGACTGA
- a CDS encoding DUF2844 domain-containing protein: protein MTLINTHRAIVVAASAVFALCANTLTACDARAELGGTMPALQANEPCTQHAVPGSAVRVQSTVDAGGTTINAYATCDGLIFAYAWQGPTMPDLARLLGPYADGYRAKAATQLSAFGHLHASRVEQPDVVVESGGQMRSYVGRAWLPAAVPSGFSLADLR from the coding sequence ATGACACTGATCAACACGCATCGCGCAATCGTTGTCGCCGCCTCGGCCGTGTTCGCGTTGTGCGCGAACACGCTGACTGCGTGCGATGCGCGCGCCGAACTCGGCGGCACGATGCCCGCCCTGCAAGCCAATGAACCCTGCACCCAACATGCGGTGCCGGGCAGCGCAGTCCGCGTACAGTCGACCGTCGATGCAGGCGGCACGACCATCAACGCGTACGCCACCTGTGACGGCCTGATCTTCGCCTATGCATGGCAAGGCCCGACCATGCCTGACCTCGCGCGATTGCTGGGTCCGTATGCGGACGGATATCGCGCGAAAGCGGCGACGCAACTCAGCGCATTCGGCCATCTTCACGCGTCGCGCGTCGAACAGCCGGATGTCGTCGTCGAGTCGGGCGGCCAGATGCGCAGCTATGTGGGCCGCGCGTGGCTGCCCGCCGCCGTTCCGAGCGGCTTTTCGCTCGCCGATCTGCGCTGA
- a CDS encoding amino acid ABC transporter permease, with translation MPAWLHLMGDSLWPLLYAGLVFTVPLTLVSFAIGLALAFIVALTRLFGPKWSVAIVRFYVWLFRGSPLLVQLFVIFYGLPNVGIVLDPLTAAIIGFSLNVGAYNSEVIRGVIESIPKGQWEAAYSMGMTRAQALRRAILPQAARVALPPLSNSFIALVKDTSLAAVLTVPEIFQAAQRIASVTYEPLILYTEAALIYLVFSSVLSSAQVRLERRFGRHALFTSGN, from the coding sequence ATGCCTGCATGGTTGCACCTGATGGGTGACTCGCTGTGGCCGCTGCTGTACGCGGGCCTCGTGTTCACCGTCCCGTTGACGCTCGTGTCGTTCGCGATCGGGCTGGCGCTCGCGTTCATCGTCGCATTGACCCGATTGTTCGGGCCGAAGTGGTCGGTGGCGATCGTGCGCTTCTATGTGTGGCTGTTTCGCGGCTCGCCGCTGCTGGTCCAGCTGTTCGTCATCTTCTATGGCCTGCCGAATGTCGGGATCGTGCTCGATCCGCTGACGGCGGCCATCATCGGCTTCTCGCTGAACGTCGGTGCGTATAACTCGGAAGTGATCCGCGGCGTGATCGAATCGATTCCGAAAGGGCAGTGGGAAGCGGCGTACTCGATGGGCATGACGCGCGCGCAGGCACTGCGCCGCGCCATTCTTCCGCAGGCCGCGCGCGTCGCGTTGCCGCCGCTGTCGAATTCGTTCATCGCGCTCGTGAAGGATACGTCGCTCGCTGCCGTGCTGACCGTGCCGGAGATTTTCCAGGCCGCACAGCGCATTGCATCGGTCACGTACGAACCGCTGATTCTCTATACGGAAGCCGCGCTGATTTATCTGGTGTTCAGCTCGGTGCTGTCGTCCGCGCAGGTGCGTCTCGAACGCCGCTTCGGCCGTCACGCGCTTTTCACGTCGGGTAACTGA
- the bamC gene encoding outer membrane protein assembly factor BamC, whose translation MTELRLTKRFAALLMAGGLVAGCGTSSPTKIDYKSDSKSKEVSLAVPPNMIEETADQRSLPPQSGQTSLSTLQQVQSEAPSTASVAPAVTGMHIQRDGTESWLVLDNQSPEQAWPQIRRFWQEQGFLLVVDQRDKGVMETDWNETHPSINDGLIRSTLSKAMGNSYVTAERNKYRTRLEAAPNGGTYVFVSQKGLREALSGANNDTSKWEPKPNDPALETEYLKRLMATLAKNDTGTRTANATTVAAVSPAGSQTAPNAATSGAKSAAAATAAANVSLAAQQPMRDPLSTETSAQLSSTELTLGEPYDRAWLRVGLALDRSNFTVDDRDRTRGLYFVRYVDPKDMSSAEQGFWSQVFHGRKEKVAKQYRVNVRAVTPNQTRVAVVDDKGDIDSSSQAKQIMSLMVDQLH comes from the coding sequence ATGACTGAACTTCGTCTCACCAAGCGGTTTGCAGCATTGCTGATGGCAGGCGGTCTGGTCGCCGGCTGCGGCACGTCGTCGCCGACCAAGATCGACTACAAGAGCGACTCGAAATCGAAGGAAGTGTCACTCGCTGTTCCGCCGAACATGATCGAGGAAACCGCGGATCAGCGTTCGCTGCCGCCGCAAAGCGGTCAGACGTCGCTGTCTACGCTGCAGCAGGTGCAGAGCGAGGCGCCGTCCACCGCGTCCGTCGCGCCCGCTGTCACTGGCATGCATATCCAGCGCGACGGCACGGAAAGCTGGCTGGTGCTCGACAACCAGAGCCCGGAACAGGCCTGGCCGCAAATCCGCCGCTTCTGGCAGGAACAAGGCTTTCTGCTCGTCGTCGACCAGCGCGACAAGGGCGTGATGGAGACGGACTGGAACGAAACGCATCCGTCGATCAACGACGGCCTGATCCGCAGCACATTGTCGAAGGCGATGGGCAATTCGTATGTGACGGCCGAGCGCAACAAGTACCGGACGCGTCTCGAAGCGGCGCCGAATGGCGGCACTTACGTGTTCGTCAGCCAGAAAGGTCTGCGTGAAGCGCTCAGCGGCGCGAACAACGACACGAGCAAGTGGGAACCGAAGCCGAACGATCCCGCGCTCGAAACCGAATATCTGAAGCGCCTGATGGCGACGCTGGCCAAGAACGACACGGGCACGCGCACGGCGAATGCGACCACCGTCGCGGCTGTTTCGCCGGCCGGTTCGCAAACGGCGCCGAATGCTGCGACGAGCGGCGCGAAATCGGCGGCGGCAGCCACGGCTGCGGCGAACGTCTCGCTGGCGGCACAGCAGCCGATGCGCGATCCGTTGTCCACAGAGACGTCGGCGCAATTGTCGTCCACGGAACTGACGCTGGGCGAGCCGTATGATCGCGCGTGGCTGCGCGTCGGTCTCGCGCTGGATCGCAGCAACTTCACCGTCGACGATCGCGATCGCACGCGTGGCCTGTACTTCGTGCGCTATGTCGATCCGAAGGACATGTCGTCGGCGGAGCAGGGCTTCTGGAGCCAGGTGTTCCATGGCCGCAAGGAAAAGGTCGCCAAGCAATATCGCGTGAACGTGCGCGCGGTGACGCCGAACCAGACGCGTGTCGCAGTCGTCGACGACAAGGGTGACATCGATTCGTCGTCGCAAGCGAAGCAGATCATGTCGCTGATGGTCGATCAGCTGCATTGA
- a CDS encoding YadA family autotransporter adhesin, whose protein sequence is MSNLQSGMGVRRERAYSLEGCIGMAVAMSLGTIAWSPAALAASVTDYIAVSTNVMAGAPTEVSNELNTMAIGPSANASGSNALAVGAGAAASRMGSTAVGTRTAALAINSTVIGYSASTGFNADRAVSIGYMASADGADALGLGSMSLANGQSSVAIGVNAFAGSGAVDGLALGSGSSVVANGAVALGANAKADRANTVSVGNATLQRQIINVAAGTADTDAVNVSQLRGTVSSGLADAVMYDSSAHARVTLGGATASAPVHLANVADGAVDAASLDAINGSQLHGLSASVASALGGGASVATDGSVVAPSYRVGGSVFRNVGDALGNLDGRVTSNTTAINDLNVALGNVINNGIEARFFHANSTLADSLATGSDSVAIGGGAQAAFANSVALGANAVTDRANSVSVGSFGNERQVTHVAAGTADTDAVNLGQLNDAISQIANVQISGVPTPFVSANGDATAEAASATGTHATAVGAAALANGDQATALGGGAQSNAAAATAVGAQAVANSANASAFGTGSQALASGAVALGSGSVADRANTVSVGQAGSERQIVNVAPGTRGTDAVNLNQLNAAVDQTNQSIHDLDRSTRKGIASASALQIVTPYLPGRTTLNAGVAGYRGQAAFGLGVSRWNEKGTINLNAGVASAGSNSTIVRAGIGIVLSD, encoded by the coding sequence ATGAGCAATTTGCAGAGCGGAATGGGTGTCAGGCGTGAGCGGGCTTATTCGCTGGAAGGATGCATCGGCATGGCCGTGGCTATGAGTCTCGGGACCATTGCGTGGTCGCCGGCGGCGCTTGCCGCTTCCGTCACCGACTACATCGCGGTCAGCACCAACGTCATGGCGGGCGCGCCGACAGAGGTTTCGAACGAACTGAACACGATGGCGATCGGGCCGTCCGCGAACGCGTCGGGCAGCAACGCGCTCGCGGTCGGGGCGGGCGCTGCCGCAAGCCGCATGGGATCGACGGCGGTGGGCACGCGTACGGCGGCGTTGGCCATCAACTCGACGGTGATTGGCTATAGCGCATCAACGGGTTTCAATGCGGACCGGGCGGTGTCGATCGGTTACATGGCGTCTGCGGACGGCGCCGATGCGCTTGGGTTGGGCTCGATGTCCCTCGCGAACGGCCAAAGTTCTGTAGCGATCGGCGTGAACGCATTCGCTGGCTCGGGCGCTGTGGACGGACTGGCTTTGGGATCCGGCAGTTCGGTGGTGGCGAACGGCGCAGTCGCCCTGGGCGCGAACGCGAAAGCCGACCGGGCGAACACGGTGTCGGTGGGCAATGCGACGCTGCAGCGCCAGATCATCAACGTCGCGGCGGGAACGGCCGACACCGACGCGGTCAACGTGAGCCAGTTGCGCGGCACGGTGTCCTCCGGGCTGGCCGATGCCGTGATGTACGACTCGTCGGCGCACGCCAGGGTAACGCTGGGCGGAGCGACAGCAAGTGCGCCTGTGCACCTCGCCAATGTCGCCGATGGCGCCGTCGACGCTGCCAGCCTCGATGCGATCAATGGCAGTCAGTTGCACGGCCTGAGCGCGAGCGTTGCGTCGGCGCTTGGCGGAGGGGCGTCAGTGGCGACGGACGGCTCGGTGGTTGCGCCGAGCTATCGCGTGGGTGGCAGCGTGTTCCGCAATGTCGGCGACGCGCTCGGTAATCTCGACGGCCGTGTCACCAGCAACACGACCGCGATCAACGACCTCAACGTCGCGCTCGGCAACGTGATCAATAACGGTATTGAGGCGCGCTTTTTCCACGCGAATTCGACGCTCGCCGATTCGCTTGCGACGGGCTCCGATTCCGTTGCGATCGGCGGCGGCGCGCAGGCTGCGTTCGCGAATTCGGTCGCGCTCGGCGCCAATGCGGTCACCGATCGGGCCAACTCGGTATCGGTCGGCTCGTTCGGAAACGAGCGGCAGGTCACGCACGTCGCTGCGGGCACCGCCGACACCGACGCCGTCAACCTCGGTCAATTGAACGATGCGATCAGTCAGATTGCTAACGTGCAGATTTCGGGCGTGCCGACGCCATTCGTCAGCGCGAATGGAGACGCCACGGCGGAAGCTGCCTCCGCGACGGGCACGCACGCTACGGCGGTTGGTGCGGCCGCTCTCGCAAACGGCGATCAGGCTACGGCGCTCGGTGGTGGCGCGCAGTCGAACGCTGCGGCGGCGACAGCCGTCGGCGCCCAGGCTGTCGCGAACAGCGCTAACGCGTCGGCGTTCGGCACGGGCAGCCAGGCGCTCGCCAGTGGGGCCGTCGCGTTGGGCTCGGGTTCGGTCGCGGATCGTGCGAATACCGTATCGGTTGGTCAGGCGGGCAGCGAGCGGCAAATCGTCAACGTCGCGCCGGGCACGCGTGGGACGGACGCCGTGAACCTGAATCAGCTAAATGCAGCCGTCGATCAAACCAATCAGTCGATTCATGATCTCGACAGAAGCACACGCAAGGGCATCGCATCCGCTTCGGCTCTGCAGATCGTCACGCCTTATCTGCCGGGACGCACGACACTGAATGCCGGTGTCGCGGGTTATCGTGGGCAAGCGGCGTTTGGGCTCGGTGTATCGCGCTGGAATGAGAAAGGGACGATCAATCTCAATGCGGGTGTAGCGTCGGCGGGCAGTAACAGCACGATTGTGCGGGCAGGAATCGGCATCGTGCTCAGCGACTGA
- the hydA gene encoding dihydropyrimidinase yields the protein MTTLIRGGTVIDSDRTHRADVLIADPQDGGTILQIDRTIDPPAGAHIVDAHDQYVMPGGIDPHTHMELPFMGTTASDDFYTGTAAGLSGGTTSIIDFVIPSPKQPLMDAFNEWRGWAEKASADYGFHVAVTWWDDSVYRDMGTLVHEHGVSSFKHFMAYKNAIMADDEVLVNSFSRSLELGALPTVHAENGELVFQLQKQLLAKGFRGPEAHPLSRPPEVEGEAANRAIRIAQVLGVPVYIVHVSSKEAVEAISRARNEGQRVFGEVLPGHLVIDESVYRDPDWTRAAAHVMSPPFRTGEHREALWRGLQSGQLHTTATDHCVFCASQKAMGREDFTKIPNGCGGVEDRMSVLWHEGVNKGRITPNEFVRITSANAAQIFNLYPRKGAVQVGADADLVVWDPAGSRTISAQTHHQKVDFNVFEGMTVQGVAVHTFARGAHVWADGDLRAQRGAGMYLKRPPNAAYYDAVRVANRLKEPHPVER from the coding sequence ATGACAACTCTCATTCGCGGCGGCACGGTGATCGATTCGGACCGCACGCATAGAGCCGACGTGCTGATCGCGGACCCGCAAGACGGCGGCACGATCCTGCAGATCGATCGCACGATCGATCCGCCCGCAGGCGCGCATATCGTCGATGCACACGATCAATACGTGATGCCGGGCGGTATCGATCCGCACACGCATATGGAACTGCCGTTCATGGGCACGACGGCGAGCGACGACTTCTACACGGGCACGGCGGCGGGGCTGTCGGGCGGCACGACGAGCATCATCGACTTCGTGATCCCGAGCCCGAAGCAGCCGTTGATGGACGCGTTCAATGAATGGCGCGGCTGGGCGGAAAAAGCATCGGCCGATTATGGCTTTCATGTGGCCGTGACGTGGTGGGACGACTCCGTCTATCGAGACATGGGGACGCTCGTACATGAGCATGGCGTGTCGAGCTTCAAGCACTTCATGGCCTACAAGAACGCGATCATGGCCGACGACGAAGTGCTCGTGAACAGCTTCTCGCGTTCGCTCGAACTGGGCGCGCTGCCCACTGTGCACGCGGAAAACGGCGAACTCGTGTTCCAGTTGCAGAAGCAGTTGCTGGCGAAGGGCTTTAGGGGACCGGAGGCGCATCCGTTGTCACGTCCACCCGAAGTGGAAGGAGAGGCCGCGAATCGCGCGATCCGTATCGCGCAGGTGCTCGGCGTGCCGGTGTACATCGTGCATGTGTCGTCGAAAGAGGCGGTCGAAGCGATTTCACGCGCGCGCAATGAAGGCCAGCGCGTATTCGGCGAAGTGCTGCCGGGGCACCTGGTGATCGACGAAAGCGTGTATCGCGATCCCGACTGGACGCGTGCCGCTGCGCATGTGATGAGCCCGCCGTTTCGCACGGGCGAGCATCGCGAGGCTTTGTGGCGCGGCTTGCAATCAGGTCAGCTGCATACGACGGCCACCGATCATTGCGTGTTCTGCGCATCGCAGAAGGCGATGGGCCGCGAGGACTTCACGAAGATTCCGAACGGATGTGGCGGGGTCGAGGATCGGATGTCCGTGTTGTGGCACGAGGGCGTGAATAAAGGGCGTATTACGCCGAATGAGTTTGTGCGCATTACTTCTGCGAATGCCGCGCAGATTTTTAATCTTTATCCGCGTAAGGGCGCTGTGCAGGTTGGGGCGGATGCGGATCTCGTTGTCTGGGATCCTGCTGGTAGCAGGACGATTTCCGCTCAGACGCATCATCAGAAGGTGGATTTCAATGTGTTTGAAGGGATGACTGTGCAGGGTGTTGCTGTGCATACTTTTGCGCGTGGGGCGCATGTGTGGGCTGATGGGGATCTTCGCGCGCAACGCGGTGCGGGTATGTATTTGAAGCGGCCTCCTAATGCGGCTTACTATGACGCTGTGCGGGTGGCTAATCGGCTCAAGGAGCCGCATCCTGTTGAGAGGTAG
- a CDS encoding NCS1 family nucleobase:cation symporter-1 — protein sequence MKQTAQSADASQVAGGSSLYNDDLAPTGPAQRTWKWYHFAALWVGMVMNIASYMLAAGLTEEGMSPWQAVLTVLLGNVIVLVPMLLIGHAGAKHGIPYAVLVRSSFGTQGAKLPAMLRAIVACGWYGIQTWLGGSAIYTLLNILTGNALHGAALPFLDISIGQLACFLAFWALQIYFIVHGTDSIRWLESWSAPIKVVMCIALVWWATSKAGGVGSMLSAPSQFAPGGKKEGLFWLTFWPGLTAMVGFWATLALNIPDFTRFARTQRDQIVGQSIGLPVPMALLSVISVVVTSATVVIYGKAIWDPIDLTSRMTGIGVGVALIILTLDTMCCNLAANLVGPAYDFSSLWPKGISYRTGGLITATIAIVMMPWKILATTQGYIFTWLVGYSALLGPVAGILMVDYFFIRGTRLDQRELFDENGEYSYTGGWNMAAVVALVIGVLPNLPGFLHTAFPASFPNVPAIFNTLYTYAWFVGLALASIVYGAWMKMRRSPGASMASA from the coding sequence ATGAAGCAGACAGCGCAATCCGCCGACGCATCTCAAGTGGCCGGCGGCAGCAGTCTCTATAACGACGACCTGGCGCCGACGGGCCCGGCGCAGCGCACGTGGAAGTGGTATCACTTCGCGGCGCTGTGGGTCGGCATGGTGATGAACATCGCGTCGTACATGCTCGCGGCCGGGCTCACGGAAGAGGGCATGTCGCCGTGGCAGGCGGTGTTGACGGTGCTACTCGGCAACGTGATCGTGCTGGTGCCGATGCTGCTGATCGGTCACGCGGGCGCGAAGCACGGCATTCCGTACGCAGTGCTCGTGCGGTCGTCGTTCGGCACGCAGGGCGCGAAACTGCCTGCGATGTTGCGCGCAATCGTCGCGTGTGGCTGGTACGGTATCCAGACGTGGCTCGGCGGCAGCGCGATCTATACGCTGCTCAACATCCTGACGGGCAATGCGCTTCACGGCGCGGCGCTGCCGTTTCTCGACATTTCGATTGGACAGCTCGCGTGCTTTCTCGCGTTCTGGGCGTTGCAGATTTACTTCATCGTGCACGGCACGGATTCGATCCGCTGGCTCGAAAGCTGGTCCGCGCCGATCAAGGTCGTGATGTGCATCGCGCTCGTGTGGTGGGCGACGTCGAAGGCGGGCGGCGTCGGCTCGATGCTTTCCGCGCCTTCGCAGTTTGCGCCGGGCGGCAAGAAGGAAGGACTGTTCTGGCTCACGTTCTGGCCGGGACTCACGGCGATGGTCGGCTTCTGGGCGACGCTCGCGTTGAATATCCCTGACTTCACGCGTTTCGCGAGAACGCAACGCGATCAGATCGTCGGCCAGTCGATCGGCTTGCCGGTGCCGATGGCGTTGCTGTCGGTGATCTCCGTAGTGGTCACGTCGGCGACGGTCGTGATCTACGGCAAGGCGATCTGGGACCCCATCGATCTGACGAGCCGCATGACGGGCATCGGCGTAGGCGTGGCGCTCATCATCCTCACGCTCGACACGATGTGCTGCAATCTCGCGGCGAATCTCGTCGGACCCGCGTATGACTTTTCGAGCCTTTGGCCGAAGGGCATTTCGTATCGAACGGGTGGGCTGATTACCGCGACCATCGCGATCGTGATGATGCCGTGGAAGATTCTCGCGACGACGCAAGGCTATATCTTCACGTGGCTCGTCGGCTATTCGGCGCTGCTTGGTCCCGTCGCGGGCATCCTGATGGTCGATTACTTTTTCATTCGCGGCACGCGGCTCGATCAGCGCGAACTCTTCGACGAAAACGGCGAATACAGCTATACGGGCGGCTGGAACATGGCCGCTGTCGTTGCACTCGTGATCGGCGTGCTGCCGAACCTGCCGGGCTTTCTGCATACCGCGTTTCCCGCATCGTTTCCGAACGTGCCCGCGATCTTCAATACGCTCTACACGTATGCATGGTTCGTGGGACTGGCGCTGGCATCGATCGTGTACGGCGCGTGGATGAAGATGCGGCGCAGCCCGGGCGCGAGCATGGCAAGCGCGTGA
- a CDS encoding DUF3443 domain-containing protein translates to MNKSPTRAVRFAQNTFPTFVALAMLIALTGCGGGGGGASGTSGASPQTSATPPSASGTPTASAPVAVSTPVATVPQSTVPNVQPIVVTTTPTQTRNMLTTSVTICAPGTANCVTIDNVQVDTGSQGLRVLASQLPASLALSAVSATTSAGATSRISAECSVFGTGFTWGAVRTADVRMAGQLAAGVSIQVIGDATVPTVPADCAASGLPMMTPSTLRVNGILGIGLFSVDCGGACITSALPRWYYGCDVAGACASTTQPLDQQVANPVSRFALDNNGVVIDLPAVGPNGAAAVNGSMIFGIGTQANNTLGSATVLKANSITGYVTTSLNGQPYSQSFIDSGSNGLFFPSTTLTRCGFWWCPASTQSLTATLTGTDGGSASPAFSIANAQSLFATQNYAFDNLGGPSNAFDWGLPFFYGRRVYTAIESRLTSAGRGPYYAF, encoded by the coding sequence ATGAACAAGTCTCCGACACGCGCCGTCCGATTCGCGCAGAACACCTTCCCGACATTCGTCGCGCTCGCCATGCTCATCGCGCTGACGGGATGCGGCGGCGGTGGCGGCGGCGCTTCAGGCACATCTGGCGCTTCGCCCCAAACATCGGCCACGCCGCCGTCTGCGAGCGGCACGCCCACGGCCAGCGCACCCGTTGCGGTCAGCACGCCCGTAGCAACGGTGCCGCAATCGACGGTTCCCAACGTCCAACCGATCGTCGTTACGACGACGCCGACGCAGACCCGCAACATGCTCACGACGAGCGTAACGATCTGCGCGCCCGGCACCGCCAATTGCGTGACGATCGATAACGTACAGGTCGACACGGGCTCGCAAGGCTTGCGCGTACTTGCATCGCAACTGCCCGCCAGTCTCGCGTTGTCGGCCGTATCCGCGACAACGTCTGCGGGAGCGACGAGCAGGATCAGCGCCGAATGCAGCGTGTTCGGCACCGGCTTCACATGGGGCGCCGTACGGACCGCCGACGTCCGCATGGCCGGCCAGCTTGCCGCCGGCGTCTCGATCCAGGTGATCGGCGATGCGACCGTTCCCACCGTACCTGCCGACTGCGCCGCGTCAGGCTTGCCCATGATGACGCCCAGCACGCTGCGGGTGAACGGCATTCTCGGAATCGGTCTGTTTTCGGTCGATTGCGGTGGCGCCTGCATCACGTCGGCCTTGCCGCGCTGGTACTACGGGTGCGATGTCGCGGGCGCGTGTGCCTCGACCACGCAGCCGCTCGATCAGCAGGTCGCCAACCCCGTCAGCCGGTTTGCACTCGACAACAACGGCGTCGTGATCGATCTGCCCGCCGTCGGGCCGAACGGCGCGGCAGCCGTCAACGGATCGATGATCTTTGGCATCGGTACGCAGGCCAACAACACGCTTGGCAGCGCCACAGTCCTGAAGGCCAATTCCATCACGGGCTATGTAACGACCTCGCTCAATGGTCAACCGTATTCGCAGAGCTTTATCGATAGCGGATCGAATGGCCTGTTCTTTCCGAGTACGACACTCACACGGTGCGGCTTCTGGTGGTGTCCCGCGTCGACGCAATCGCTGACGGCCACGCTGACGGGAACAGACGGCGGATCGGCATCGCCGGCTTTCTCGATTGCCAATGCCCAGTCGCTGTTCGCCACGCAAAACTATGCATTCGATAACCTCGGCGGACCTTCTAACGCGTTCGATTGGGGACTGCCGTTTTTCTATGGCCGCCGCGTCTACACCGCAATCGAATCCCGGCTCACGTCTGCTGGCCGCGGGCCGTACTACGCGTTTTGA